The following coding sequences are from one Tissierellales bacterium window:
- the gltB gene encoding glutamate synthase large subunit, producing MIERMRNVMDLNGLPKKQGLYNSSWEHDNCGVGCVTSIKGEKSHTILNKALEVLKNLKHRGAVGADETTGDGSGIMVQIPHEFLKGETKKIGFELGMEGNYAVGMLFLPRFPSARVFCEGVFERVVREENQLLIGWREVPVDERECGESARATRPVVMQVFIDKNGQSDDEFERKLLIVRKRVQREILESKRQYVTNFYVCSLSNKTIVYKGLVLGYKLGLFYRDLQNSNFKTAIAIVHERYSTNTFPSWQLAQPFRYLAHNGEINTIRGNVNWMNAREGVMYSGVFGEEFEKTLPIIEPGGSDSASLDNALELFKTNNHPMERAMMMLMPQAWQQDENMDKNQKGFYEYFARLMEPWDGPATVIFSDGIKVGVTLDRNGLRPARYLITDDEVLIVASEAGAVDIESQKIVKNGLVETGNMILVDTLEKRLISDSEIKSSTSSSIDFQKWISENKLTLEDIKAPYEIKKMRRETIAFKEQIFGYTKNEINTIIKPMIENGKEPIGAMGMDLPIAILSNNPQLLFNYFKQTFAQVTNPPIDPIREKMVMSLTQYIGGHEKLLDEIEIEKTHKYIEIERPILSNYQIEDIRHLQNEFKATTIPISFQLDQKEGLRKALDALCKRAELSVKDGCNLIILSDRNCGRYDAPMPSLLALGAVHHHLIRKKLRTSVDLIVETGEARDVMHMALLIGYGAKAINPYMVHEMIRNLFEEGNLSDEIDSVEDGFENYCKAISSGILKILSRMGISTLQSYTGAQIFQIIGLNQDLVNQYFSDTPTRLSGLDLNKIAESIIARQKKAYRNKAIGIMKTEDKIGENESRLLEKEAVNRLRQASKDKDYYIYKGYAKLVNEENENVKTIRGLLDFKKRESISLEDVESVDEIVKRFTIGGMSFGSLSREAHETIALAMNSIGARSNSGEGGEDPKRYIKDGKEVSKNSAVKQVASGRFGVTANYLVNAEELQIKMAQGAKPGEGGHLPGEKVSDEIAKVRHAVPGIDLISPPPHHDIYSIEDLAQLIFDLKNINPKADINVKLVAEAGVGTVAAGVAKGFADVIMISGHDGGTGASPISSMKYVGMPWELGLAETQQTLLLNDLRSRVKLQVDGKLRSGRDVVVAALLGAEEYGFATTALISLGCVFCRKCHLNKCPVGIATQDIGRRKKFRGKPEDLVSYLKFMAQETREIMAELGFKNIEDMIGRVDVLKPKSDIENIDVSSVLYMPELPSRIKMHKVFNQEHKIENVLDVSVLDKLNEAITASKKMKIECNIKNTDRSVGAMLSGKIASIYGEEGLKENTFDIEFNGSAGQSFGAFLVNGVKFKLVGEANDYVAKGLSGGKIVIVPPDNRKFIAEDNVIAGNTILYGATAGEVYINGRAGQRFGVRNSGAIAVVEGIGNHGCEYMTGGIVVVLGRVGKNFGAGMSGGVAYIYDQDGDFRKYCNNDIVEIKNLNSEEYDELKHILENHKVYTNSEKAKTILKKWDENKNCFLRVVSPVYEQKLKDI from the coding sequence ATGATTGAAAGGATGCGAAATGTTATGGATTTAAATGGATTACCAAAAAAACAAGGATTATATAATTCATCATGGGAACATGATAATTGTGGAGTTGGTTGTGTGACAAGTATCAAGGGGGAGAAAAGTCATACTATACTTAATAAGGCACTTGAAGTGCTTAAAAATTTGAAGCATAGAGGAGCAGTTGGTGCTGATGAAACCACTGGAGATGGCTCTGGAATAATGGTACAGATACCACATGAATTTTTAAAAGGTGAGACTAAAAAAATAGGATTTGAACTGGGAATGGAAGGAAACTACGCAGTTGGAATGTTATTTTTACCGAGATTTCCTAGCGCTAGAGTTTTTTGCGAAGGTGTATTTGAAAGAGTTGTCAGAGAGGAGAATCAATTACTGATAGGTTGGCGAGAAGTGCCAGTAGATGAGCGTGAATGCGGAGAGTCTGCAAGAGCAACAAGGCCTGTAGTAATGCAGGTTTTTATTGATAAAAATGGGCAAAGTGATGATGAATTTGAAAGAAAACTTCTGATAGTTAGGAAAAGAGTTCAGCGTGAGATTTTAGAAAGTAAACGTCAATATGTTACAAATTTTTATGTATGTAGTTTATCGAATAAAACAATTGTTTACAAGGGGCTTGTTTTAGGTTATAAATTAGGATTGTTTTATAGAGATTTGCAAAACTCTAATTTCAAAACGGCAATAGCAATAGTTCATGAAAGATATAGTACGAACACATTTCCTTCATGGCAGTTAGCTCAACCTTTTAGATATTTAGCACATAATGGTGAAATTAATACAATTAGAGGAAATGTGAATTGGATGAATGCACGAGAGGGTGTTATGTATTCAGGAGTATTTGGTGAAGAGTTTGAAAAGACACTACCTATAATAGAGCCTGGTGGTAGTGATTCTGCATCATTAGACAATGCACTAGAGTTATTTAAGACCAATAATCATCCAATGGAACGAGCTATGATGATGTTGATGCCACAGGCTTGGCAACAAGATGAAAATATGGATAAAAATCAAAAGGGATTTTATGAATATTTTGCAAGGCTTATGGAACCTTGGGACGGTCCGGCGACTGTAATTTTTAGTGACGGAATAAAGGTAGGTGTTACATTAGATAGGAATGGACTTAGACCAGCAAGGTATTTGATTACAGATGATGAGGTGTTAATTGTAGCGTCAGAAGCTGGTGCTGTAGATATAGAATCTCAGAAAATAGTTAAAAATGGTTTGGTTGAGACTGGAAATATGATATTAGTTGATACATTAGAAAAACGTTTAATTTCTGATTCTGAAATAAAATCATCGACTAGTTCATCGATAGATTTTCAAAAATGGATTAGCGAGAACAAACTAACGCTTGAAGATATAAAGGCACCATATGAGATAAAAAAAATGAGAAGAGAGACAATTGCATTTAAAGAACAAATTTTTGGATATACAAAAAATGAAATAAATACAATTATAAAACCAATGATAGAGAATGGAAAAGAACCCATTGGTGCAATGGGCATGGATTTACCAATTGCTATTTTATCAAATAATCCACAATTATTATTTAATTATTTTAAGCAGACATTTGCTCAGGTCACCAATCCTCCTATTGATCCAATTAGAGAAAAAATGGTTATGTCACTTACTCAGTATATAGGTGGGCACGAGAAGTTATTAGATGAGATAGAGATAGAGAAGACACATAAATATATAGAAATAGAAAGACCTATATTGAGCAATTATCAGATAGAGGATATTAGGCATTTACAGAATGAATTCAAGGCAACAACCATACCTATAAGTTTTCAATTAGATCAAAAGGAAGGTCTTAGAAAAGCATTAGATGCACTTTGTAAAAGAGCAGAATTAAGTGTTAAAGATGGATGTAATTTAATTATATTGAGTGATAGAAACTGTGGTAGATATGATGCTCCGATGCCTAGTTTGCTAGCACTTGGAGCGGTTCATCATCATCTAATTAGAAAGAAACTTAGAACGTCAGTTGATTTGATTGTTGAAACTGGAGAAGCAAGGGATGTCATGCATATGGCATTATTGATTGGATATGGTGCTAAGGCTATAAATCCATATATGGTACATGAGATGATAAGAAATCTTTTTGAAGAGGGGAATTTGTCTGATGAAATTGATAGTGTTGAAGATGGATTTGAGAACTATTGTAAGGCGATTTCATCTGGAATATTGAAAATACTTTCTAGAATGGGAATTTCGACATTACAAAGTTATACTGGAGCACAGATATTTCAAATAATTGGATTAAACCAAGATCTTGTAAATCAATATTTTTCAGATACACCAACTAGATTATCGGGACTTGACTTAAATAAAATAGCAGAATCAATAATTGCTAGGCAGAAAAAAGCATATAGAAATAAAGCTATTGGTATAATGAAAACGGAAGATAAGATTGGAGAAAATGAGAGCAGATTACTAGAAAAAGAAGCAGTAAATAGGTTGAGACAGGCTTCTAAAGATAAGGATTATTATATATATAAAGGATATGCAAAGCTCGTAAATGAAGAAAATGAGAATGTAAAAACTATAAGGGGGTTACTAGACTTTAAGAAACGTGAATCTATTAGTTTGGAGGACGTAGAATCAGTTGATGAAATTGTAAAAAGATTTACTATAGGTGGAATGTCATTTGGTTCTCTTAGCAGAGAGGCTCATGAAACTATAGCTTTAGCGATGAATTCTATTGGAGCTCGAAGCAATTCAGGAGAGGGGGGAGAGGATCCTAAAAGGTATATAAAAGATGGGAAAGAAGTATCTAAAAATAGTGCAGTAAAACAAGTTGCATCGGGACGATTTGGAGTAACAGCCAATTATTTGGTAAATGCAGAAGAGTTGCAAATAAAAATGGCGCAGGGAGCTAAGCCAGGAGAAGGCGGTCATTTGCCAGGAGAAAAAGTTAGCGATGAAATTGCAAAGGTGAGACATGCAGTGCCTGGAATAGACTTAATTTCACCGCCTCCACATCATGACATTTATTCAATAGAGGATTTGGCACAGCTAATATTTGATTTGAAAAATATAAATCCGAAAGCTGATATAAATGTAAAGCTAGTAGCTGAAGCTGGAGTTGGAACAGTAGCAGCAGGTGTTGCTAAGGGATTTGCAGATGTGATAATGATAAGTGGGCACGACGGAGGAACTGGTGCATCACCTATAAGTTCAATGAAGTATGTTGGTATGCCTTGGGAATTGGGATTAGCTGAAACGCAGCAAACGCTTTTATTAAATGATTTAAGAAGTAGAGTTAAATTACAAGTTGACGGCAAATTAAGATCTGGTAGAGATGTAGTTGTGGCGGCACTATTGGGTGCGGAAGAGTATGGATTTGCAACTACAGCCCTTATTTCACTTGGGTGCGTATTTTGTAGAAAATGTCATCTAAATAAGTGTCCTGTTGGAATAGCAACTCAAGATATAGGTAGACGTAAAAAATTTAGAGGAAAACCAGAAGATTTAGTAAGTTATTTAAAGTTTATGGCACAAGAAACAAGGGAAATTATGGCAGAACTTGGTTTTAAAAACATTGAGGATATGATTGGTAGAGTAGACGTGCTAAAGCCCAAATCAGATATAGAGAACATAGATGTTTCGTCGGTATTATATATGCCTGAATTGCCTTCTAGAATCAAAATGCATAAAGTGTTTAATCAGGAACATAAAATAGAAAATGTGCTTGATGTAAGTGTTTTAGACAAATTGAATGAGGCAATAACTGCTAGTAAGAAAATGAAAATAGAGTGCAATATAAAAAATACAGACAGGTCAGTCGGAGCTATGTTGAGTGGTAAAATAGCTAGTATATATGGAGAAGAGGGTCTTAAGGAAAATACTTTTGACATTGAGTTTAATGGATCTGCTGGTCAGAGCTTTGGCGCATTTTTGGTCAATGGAGTCAAATTTAAACTTGTCGGAGAGGCAAATGATTACGTTGCCAAGGGATTATCAGGTGGTAAAATAGTTATAGTACCGCCTGATAATAGAAAATTTATAGCAGAGGATAATGTAATTGCTGGCAATACGATATTGTATGGGGCTACAGCTGGAGAAGTATATATAAATGGACGAGCTGGTCAAAGGTTTGGTGTTCGAAATAGTGGCGCAATAGCCGTTGTTGAGGGAATAGGTAACCATGGATGTGAGTATATGACTGGTGGAATAGTTGTGGTTCTAGGTAGAGTTGGGAAAAATTTCGGAGCTGGAATGAGTGGTGGAGTTGCATATATATACGATCAAGATGGCGATTTTAGAAAGTATTGTAACAATGATATAGTTGAGATTAAAAATTTAAATAGTGAGGAATATGATGAACTGAAACATATACTAGAGAACCATAAAGTATATACAAATAGTGAAAAAGCAAAAACTATACTAAAAAAATGGGATGAAAATAAAAATTGCTTTTTGAGGGTAGTATCACCAGTTTATGAGCAAAAACTTAAAGATATTTAA
- the ppaX gene encoding pyrophosphatase PpaX — protein sequence MIKAVLFDLDGTLINTNELIVNTFQYIFKKHLNIDVDRKEITDNFGELLSDTIERYAPNDVEFMVKKYKEYNEIMHDELTMPIIGVKEGIKKLRDSGYKMGIVTSKRRAMTEKGLRLFDLYDDMDVIVTPEDTKRHKPEADPILKACELLKLNVDEVIMVGDTHNDILGGKAAKCKTCLVRYTGAPLDKLLELEPDYVIDSIDEVLDIIK from the coding sequence GTGATAAAAGCAGTACTATTTGATTTGGATGGAACACTTATAAATACGAATGAATTGATAGTAAATACATTTCAATATATATTTAAAAAACACTTAAATATTGATGTCGATAGAAAAGAGATCACAGATAACTTTGGAGAGTTATTGAGTGATACTATAGAGAGATATGCTCCAAATGATGTAGAATTTATGGTGAAAAAATATAAAGAGTATAATGAGATTATGCACGATGAGCTTACGATGCCTATAATAGGTGTTAAAGAGGGCATCAAAAAACTTAGAGATAGTGGTTATAAAATGGGAATTGTAACTTCTAAGAGAAGGGCTATGACAGAAAAGGGACTTAGACTTTTTGATTTATACGATGATATGGATGTCATAGTCACGCCAGAAGATACGAAGAGACATAAGCCAGAGGCTGATCCGATACTCAAAGCATGTGAGTTACTAAAATTAAACGTTGATGAAGTAATAATGGTTGGAGACACTCATAATGACATACTTGGAGGGAAAGCAGCCAAATGTAAAACCTGCTTGGTTAGATATACTGGGGCTCCGTTAGATAAACTTTTGGAATTAGAACCAGATTATGTGATAGATAGTATAGATGAAGTTTTGGATATAATAAAATAA
- a CDS encoding metallophosphoesterase has product MSNKIINIDCKDNYKIVAISDIHGHFDHFKKLIDKLSLKSSDYLIIIGDFINRGPNSYETYSFIKNLSTRPNTIILKGNHESFIYNSLKDKKRADVFLEHFKAPHYKTIIDDFVQLSNFDFQNCTSGIAFQKNIFDHHFETLEFINSLPVMVNFDEFIFVHGGYDPAFKLPEDEGRFLKYDNYNKVSGINNKMVVVGHWPASNLRHTILTNLPLFNTQKNIITIDGGLGVKTSGELNAFIIEKKNGQIHYDCLQQNDFELKTINRGHKFKKEKTIIVNYPNFEVEVIEKGDRISLCKHKKTNQYLSVFNSLLENNGRETSLKTIYVNKFFNLNPGEVVEVCKTYDDCVLIKHDNEFGWILKEQL; this is encoded by the coding sequence ATGAGCAATAAAATTATCAATATAGACTGCAAAGATAACTATAAAATAGTAGCTATAAGTGATATACATGGTCACTTTGATCATTTTAAAAAACTTATTGATAAGCTGTCTTTAAAGTCAAGTGATTATCTAATAATTATAGGTGATTTTATAAATAGAGGACCTAATAGTTACGAAACTTACTCTTTTATAAAAAATCTAAGCACTAGACCTAACACAATAATACTCAAAGGAAATCACGAATCCTTTATATACAATAGTTTAAAAGATAAAAAAAGAGCTGATGTCTTTCTAGAGCACTTTAAAGCGCCTCACTATAAAACTATCATAGATGACTTCGTACAATTATCTAATTTTGACTTTCAAAATTGTACCTCAGGTATAGCGTTCCAAAAAAATATTTTTGATCATCATTTTGAAACACTTGAATTTATAAATTCACTGCCTGTAATGGTTAATTTTGATGAATTCATATTTGTACATGGCGGATATGATCCCGCTTTCAAATTGCCAGAAGACGAGGGAAGATTCTTAAAATACGATAATTACAATAAGGTTAGTGGTATAAATAACAAAATGGTTGTAGTTGGTCACTGGCCTGCAAGTAACCTAAGACACACTATACTAACCAATCTGCCTCTTTTTAATACTCAAAAAAATATAATAACTATAGACGGTGGATTAGGCGTCAAAACATCTGGTGAATTAAATGCCTTTATAATAGAGAAAAAAAATGGTCAAATTCACTACGATTGTCTACAACAAAATGATTTTGAATTAAAAACTATAAATCGAGGGCATAAATTTAAAAAAGAAAAAACTATCATAGTTAATTATCCAAATTTTGAAGTTGAAGTCATAGAAAAAGGAGATAGAATTTCTCTTTGCAAACATAAAAAAACAAATCAATACCTGTCAGTTTTCAATTCTCTTCTAGAGAACAACGGACGTGAAACTAGCTTAAAAACTATATATGTAAACAAATTCTTCAATCTAAATCCTGGTGAAGTCGTTGAAGTTTGCAAAACTTATGATGATTGCGTTCTCATAAAGCATGACAATGAATTTGGATGGATATTAAAAGAGCAGCTATAA
- a CDS encoding PAS domain-containing protein, with translation MKIDKELQKKLKKQILEQIPAPVMAVNNDFDILYINDKTRELLDRDDDDIIGKKCSKLFNSTHCGGNCCMKQAMKELKTCSSRSEIRIDGRDVPVECYAVPLKNESGEVIGGLEFILDITEQYKYEQRLKEQSHTIREMSTPTIKLWEGVLVLPVVGVVDSVRAQYMMESILEKIVQTYAKVIILDIQGVAAVDTAVANHLIKITNATKLMGCQCIMSGISPAVAQTIIHLGIDMHGICTKATLSDALEEAFSILDMKVVSK, from the coding sequence ATGAAAATTGATAAAGAATTGCAAAAAAAATTGAAAAAGCAAATTTTAGAGCAAATACCAGCACCGGTAATGGCAGTTAACAATGATTTTGATATATTGTACATAAATGATAAAACGAGAGAGTTATTAGATAGAGATGATGATGATATTATAGGAAAAAAATGTAGTAAATTATTTAATTCGACGCATTGTGGCGGTAATTGTTGTATGAAGCAAGCTATGAAAGAGCTGAAAACTTGTTCTAGTAGAAGTGAGATAAGGATAGATGGTAGAGATGTTCCGGTGGAATGTTATGCCGTTCCTTTAAAAAATGAAAGTGGGGAAGTAATAGGGGGATTGGAGTTTATACTAGATATAACTGAGCAGTATAAATACGAGCAGAGACTCAAAGAACAAAGTCATACCATAAGAGAGATGTCTACTCCAACTATTAAACTTTGGGAGGGGGTACTTGTACTACCTGTAGTTGGGGTAGTTGATTCTGTGAGAGCACAATATATGATGGAGAGTATATTAGAAAAAATTGTTCAAACATATGCAAAAGTGATAATACTAGATATTCAAGGTGTAGCTGCAGTTGATACGGCAGTTGCAAATCACTTAATAAAAATAACAAATGCGACCAAATTGATGGGTTGTCAGTGTATAATGTCTGGAATTTCGCCAGCGGTAGCTCAAACTATAATACATTTAGGCATTGATATGCATGGAATTTGCACCAAAGCAACACTTAGTGATGCTTTAGAGGAAGCATTTTCAATATTGGATATGAAGGTGGTTTCGAAATAG